The nucleotide window CGCCCGGCTGCACACCGAGGCCGAGAAGCGGGTCGCCGCCGCCGAGGAGGCGCTCGGAGAGGCCCGTACCGAGGCCGAGGGCGTACGTCGCGAAGCGAACGAGGAGGCCGACCGGCTGCGCGCGGAGGCCGCCGAGCGGATCCGCGCCCTCCGGGAGCAGGCCGAGACGGAGGCCGAACGGCTGCGCACCGAAGCCGCCGCTGACGCCGCGCAGTCCCGCGCGGAGGGCGAGTCCGTCGCCGTACGGCTGCGCACCGACGCGGCCACGGAGGCGGAGCGCCTCAAGTCCGAGGCACAGGAGAGCGCCGACCGGGTACGGGCCGAGGCGGCGGCTGCCGCCGAGCGGGTCGGTACGGAGGCCGCCGAGGCCCTCGCCGCCGCCCAGGAGGAGGCGAACCGGCGCCGCCGCGAGGCCGAGGAGACGCTCGGCGCCGCACGCGCCGAGGCGGACCAGGAGCGCGAGCGGGCCCGCGAGCAGAGCGAGGAGCTCCTCGCCTCCGCCCGCAAGCGGGTCGAGGACGCCCAGACCGAGGCCCATCGGCTCGTCGAGGAGGCGGACCACCGGGCGACCGAGCTGGTCTCCACCGCCGAGCAGACCGCACAGCAGGTACGGGATTCCGTCGCCGGTCTCCAGGAGCAGGCCGAGGAGGAGATCGCCGGACTGCGCTCGACCGCCGAGCACGTCGCCGAGCGCACCCGGACCGAGGCGCAGGAAGAGGCCGACCGGGTCCGCGCCGACGCCTACGCCGAGCGGGAGCGCGCCACCGAGGACGCCAACCGCATCCGCCAGGTCGCCCACGATGAGACCGAGGCGGCGAAGGCGCTGGCCGAGCGCACGCTCGCCGACGCGATCACCGAGTCCGAGCGGATGCGCGCGGACACCTCCGAGTACAGCCAGCGGGTCCGTACCGAAGCCTCCGACGCGCTCGCGTCGGCCGAGCAGGACGCCTCGCGCTCCCGCGCCGAGGCCCGCGACGACGCCAACCGCATCCGCGGCGAAGCGGCGGCGCAGGCCGACCGGCTCATCGGTGAGGCGACCAGCGAGAGCGAGCGGATCAGTACCGTGACGGCGGAGCAGTCGCAGCGACTCCTCCGCGAGGCCACCGAGGAGTCCGAACGGCTGCGCGCCGAGGCCACCGAGCAGCACAACCGGCTCGTCGGCGAGGCCACCGACGAGGCCGAACGCCTGTGCGCGGAGGCGGCGGAGACGGTCGGTTCGGCGCAGGAGCACTCGGCACGGACCCGTGCCGAGTCCGAACGGGTGCGGGGCGAGGCGGAGTCGGCGGCCGAGCAGATGCGTGCGAGGGCCCGCCAGGAGGCGGACCGGATGCTCGACGAGGCACGCGAGTCCGCCTCGAAGCGCCGTGCCGACGCCGCCGAGCAGGCCGACCAGCTCATCAACAAGGCCCAGGAGGAGGCGCTGCGCGCCGCCACCGAGGCCGAGGCGCAGGCGGACACGATGGTCGGCGCGGCCCGCAAGGAGGCCCTGCGGATCACCTCGGAGGCGACGGTCGAGGGCAACACCCTGGTGGAACGGGCCCGTACGGACGCCGACGAGCTGCTGGTCGGCGCGCGCCGCGACGCCACGGCCACCCGGGAGCGGGCCGAGGAGCTCCGGATCCGGCTGGAGAGCGAGATCGAGGAACTGCACCAGCGGGCCCGCCGCGAGACGTCCGAGCAGATGAAGACCGCGGGCGAGCGCGTGGACAAGCTGATGAAGGCGGCGACCGAGCAGCGCGACGAGGCGGCGGCGAAGGCCAAGGAGCTGCTCGCGGACGCGAGTTCGGAGGCCGGCAAGGTCCGGATCGCCGCGGTGAAGCGCGCCGAGTCGCTCCTCAAGGAGGCCGAACTCAAGAAGGCCAGCCTGATCCGCGAGGCCGAGAAACTGCGTGCCGACGCGGAGGCGGAGGCGAAGCGGACGGTGGACGAGGGCCGGCGCGAGCTCGATCTGCTGGTGCGCAGGCGCGAGGACATCAATGCGGAGATTTCCCGTGTCCAGGACGTGCTGGAAGCTCTGGAGTCCTTCGAGGCGCCGACAGCTGGCGGGAAGACGGCCAACGGAAGTACATCCGGTGGTGTCAAGGCCGGAGCCACGGCCGCCGGCCGATCGGGGGGCAAGTCGTCCGACGGCTAGCCGGTCGACCGCGTCCCATGCTTCGGCATGAACATTCAACCCTTCGAGTGGCAAGCGCTCAGGGGGTCAGCCACTCAAAAGGGGTGTCATTCTCCAGATCAAAGCGGCATCTGCACGTTGACACGCCGCTCAGGCCCCTAGGATTCCCCCTATCACCTCACCGGTCTCATTCGACAGGAAACCCATGAGCGACCCTTCCTCCCCCTTCGGCTTCGAGCTCGTGCGACGTGGTTACGACCGCGGGCAGGTGGACGACCGCATTACCAAGCTCGTCGCCGACCGTGATAGTGCTCTGGCCCGAATCACCTCTCTGGAAAAGCGCATCGAGGAGCTCCACCTCGAAACGCAGAACGCCCAGGCCCAGGTCAACGACGCGGAGCCGTCGTACGCCGGTCTGGGCGCGCGCGTCGAGAAGATCCTCCGCCTCGCCGAGGAGGAGGCGAAGGACCTGCGCGAGGAGGCCCGTCGCGCCGCCGAGCAGCACCGCGAGCTGGCCGAGTCGGCAGCCCAGCAGGTGCGCAACGACGCGGAGTCGTTCTCGTCCGAGCGCAAGGCGAAGGCCGAGGACGAGGGCGTTCGCATCGTCGAGAAGGCCAAGGGCGAGGCGAACACGCTGCGCACCGAGGCGCAGAAGGACGCTCAGCAGAAGCGTGAGGAGGCCGACGCCCTCTTCGAGGAGACCCGCGCCAAGGCCGCCCAGGCCGCCGCGGACTTCGAGACGAACCTGGCGAAGCGCCGCGAGCAGTCGGAGCGCGACCTCGCGTCCCGTCAGGCGAAGGCGGAGAAGCGTCTCGCCGAGATCGAGCACCGCGCCGAGCAGCTCCGCCTGGAGGCCGAGAAGCTCCGCACGGACGCCGAGCGCAGGGCGCGTCAGACGGTGGAGACGGCGCAGCGCCAGGCCGAGGACATCGTGGCCGACGCGAACGCCAAGGCCGACCGTATCCGCAGCGAATCGGAGCGCGAGCTCGCGGCGCTCACCAACCGCCGCGACTCGATCAACGCCCAGCTGACCAACGTCCGCGAGATGCTGGCGACGCTGACGGGTGCCGCGGTGGCCGCCGCCGGCTCCCCGGTGGACGACGAGCCCGCCACCCGCGGCGTTCCGGCTCAGCAGACGCGCTGACCCCGGAGCACCGCAGCTGTACCCCCTGGCATGCTCCCGCGCGCCCGGTTCCGCCGTTGTGGTGGCGCCGGGCGCGCGGCCGTTCTAGCGTGAGCGCATGATCGAGCTGGAGGGCCTCACCAAGCGGTTCGGCGACAAGGTCGCCGTCGACCATCTGTCGTTCCAGGTCAGACCTGGAATGGTGACGGGCTTTCTCGGCCCCAACGGGGCGGGCAAGTCGACCACGATGCGGATGATGCTCGGTCTCGACAATCCCACCAGCGGCACGGTCCGCATCGACGGCAGGCACTACCGCGAGCTGGACGAACCCCTCAAGTACATCGGGGCTCTGCTCGACGCGAGGTCGATGCACGGGGGCCGCAGCGCGTACAACAACCTGCTCTGCCTCGCCCAGAGCAACCGCATCCCCACCAGCCGGGTGCCCGAGGTCCTCGACATGGTCGGGCTGAGCCCGGTGGCGAGGAAGAAGTCGAAGAGTTTCTCCCTCGGTATGGGCCAGCGGCTGGGAATCGCGTCGGCGCTTCTCGGTGATCCCGAGATCCTGATGTTCGACGAACCCGTCAATGGTCTGGACCCCGAGGGAATTCACTGGGTCAGAAATCTCATGAAGGCCCTCGCGGCGGAGGGCCGGACGATCTTCGTCTCGTCCCATCTGATGAGCGAAATGGCGCTCACCGCTGATCACTTGATCGTCATCGGCCAGGGCAGACTGCTCGCCGACACCTCGATGGCCGATTTCATCCATGACAACTCCCGCAGTTACGTACGGCTGCGTTCCCCGCAGCGGGAGCGGCTGCGCGATGTGCTGCGCGGGGAGAACGTCGTCGCCGTCGAGGCGGGCAACGGCACGCTGGAGATCGACGGCGCCACCACGGAGGAGCTCGGTGAGCTCGCCGCCAGGCACCAGATCGTGCTGCACGAGCTGAGTTCCCAGCGGGCCTCGCTGGAAGAGGCGTTCATGCAGATGACGGCGGGTTCCGTGGAGTATCACGCGCATTCGGAACACGACGCCGCGAAGCCGCCCGCGGGTCCGCGGTGGGGCGGCGAGTGGGACCGGTCCGTCGGCGGAGTCTCCGAACACGGCAAGGGAGCATGACCACGATGGCATCGGTACCCGCGGTCCTGACCTCCGAGTGGACCAAGATCCGTACGGTCTCCTCGACCACCTGGACGCTCATCTCCGCCTTCGCGGTGACCGTCGCCATGAGCGCGGCGCTCTGCGCGCTGATGAACTCCCAGTTCGACGATCTCTCCGACGCGGAGCGCGCCACCTTCGACCCGACCTTCGTCAGCTTCTCCGGGATGATTCTCGGCCAGCTCGCGATGGTGGTCTTCGGCGTCCTGGTGGTCGGCACGGAGTACAGCTCCGGCATGATCCGTACGTCACTGGCGGCCGTGCCCCAGCGCGCCACGTTCCTTTTCAGCAAGATCGCGGTGGCGGGCGTCCTCGCCCTCGCGGTCGGCCTCGCGACCAGCTTCGTCTCGTTCTTCCTCGGCCAGGCGCTGCTCGGCGAGCACCGCACGGACCTGGGCGCGGACCATGTGCTGCGGGCGGTCTTCGGCGGCGGCATCTACATGGGTCTGATCGCGATCTTCTCGATGGGCGTGGCCACGATGCTGCGCAGTTCGATGCTGTCGCTGGGCATCCTGATGCCGTTCTTCTTCCTCGTCTCGCAGATCCTGTCGGCCGTCCCGGGCGCGAAGAACGTGGCCCGTTACTTCCCCGACCAGGCCGGGTCGAAGATCATGCAGGTCGTCCCCGACGCCATGAACAGCGATCCCGCGCCGTACGGGCCGTGGGGCGGCCTGGGCATCCTGGTGGCGTGGGTGGTGGCGGCCCTGGCCGGCGGATACGCCGTACTGAAGAAGCGGGACGCGTGACAACTTGGCTGGAACCGTCAAGGCGCGGTTATCCTCCTAACTCTTACGGGGGCGTGCGGCCGGGTGGCCTGTGCCCCGACGACAGATAAGTCGATGGGGCTGGAGAATGATCGAGGCAGTCGGCCTGACCAAGCGCTACGGCGCCAAGACGGCCGTGTACAACCTTTCCTTCCAGGTACGGCCGGGGGCCGTCACCGGGTTCCTCGGTCCCAACGGGTCCGGC belongs to Streptomyces finlayi and includes:
- the scy gene encoding polarized growth protein Scy, which encodes MRGYERQESHRAEDDHLSRFEAEMDRLKTDREKAVQHAEDLGYQVEVLRAKLHEARRNLASRPAYDTADLGYQAEQLLRNAQIQADQLRTDAERELRDARAQTQRILQEHAEHQARLQAELHAEAVQRRQRLDQELAERRQTVESHVNENVAWAEQLRARTEAQARRLLEESRAEAEQSLAAARAEAGRLAEETRQRLGSEAESARAAAEALLLRARRDAERLINAASDQAQEATSHAEQLRTSTTAETQQTRQQTAELNRAAEQRMQEAETQLREARLEADKVVTEAKEAAAKRLAGAESQNEQRTRTARSEIARLVGEATKGAEALKAEAEQALADARAEADRLKSEASEKARTAAAEDAAAQLAKAARTAEEVLTKASEDAKSTTRSASEEADRIRREAEAEADRLRGEAAEQADQLKGAAKDDTKEYRAKTVELQEEARRLRGEAEQLRSEAVAEGERIRGEARREAVQQIEEGARTAEQLLTKAKADADELRTSAGAESERVRTEAAERATALRKQAEETLERALAEAERLRTEADEQAESTTAAAERAATELREDTERAVAARRTEAADELARLHTEAEKRVAAAEEALGEARTEAEGVRREANEEADRLRAEAAERIRALREQAETEAERLRTEAAADAAQSRAEGESVAVRLRTDAATEAERLKSEAQESADRVRAEAAAAAERVGTEAAEALAAAQEEANRRRREAEETLGAARAEADQERERAREQSEELLASARKRVEDAQTEAHRLVEEADHRATELVSTAEQTAQQVRDSVAGLQEQAEEEIAGLRSTAEHVAERTRTEAQEEADRVRADAYAERERATEDANRIRQVAHDETEAAKALAERTLADAITESERMRADTSEYSQRVRTEASDALASAEQDASRSRAEARDDANRIRGEAAAQADRLIGEATSESERISTVTAEQSQRLLREATEESERLRAEATEQHNRLVGEATDEAERLCAEAAETVGSAQEHSARTRAESERVRGEAESAAEQMRARARQEADRMLDEARESASKRRADAAEQADQLINKAQEEALRAATEAEAQADTMVGAARKEALRITSEATVEGNTLVERARTDADELLVGARRDATATRERAEELRIRLESEIEELHQRARRETSEQMKTAGERVDKLMKAATEQRDEAAAKAKELLADASSEAGKVRIAAVKRAESLLKEAELKKASLIREAEKLRADAEAEAKRTVDEGRRELDLLVRRREDINAEISRVQDVLEALESFEAPTAGGKTANGSTSGGVKAGATAAGRSGGKSSDG
- a CDS encoding cellulose-binding protein, with protein sequence MSDPSSPFGFELVRRGYDRGQVDDRITKLVADRDSALARITSLEKRIEELHLETQNAQAQVNDAEPSYAGLGARVEKILRLAEEEAKDLREEARRAAEQHRELAESAAQQVRNDAESFSSERKAKAEDEGVRIVEKAKGEANTLRTEAQKDAQQKREEADALFEETRAKAAQAAADFETNLAKRREQSERDLASRQAKAEKRLAEIEHRAEQLRLEAEKLRTDAERRARQTVETAQRQAEDIVADANAKADRIRSESERELAALTNRRDSINAQLTNVREMLATLTGAAVAAAGSPVDDEPATRGVPAQQTR
- a CDS encoding ABC transporter ATP-binding protein — its product is MIELEGLTKRFGDKVAVDHLSFQVRPGMVTGFLGPNGAGKSTTMRMMLGLDNPTSGTVRIDGRHYRELDEPLKYIGALLDARSMHGGRSAYNNLLCLAQSNRIPTSRVPEVLDMVGLSPVARKKSKSFSLGMGQRLGIASALLGDPEILMFDEPVNGLDPEGIHWVRNLMKALAAEGRTIFVSSHLMSEMALTADHLIVIGQGRLLADTSMADFIHDNSRSYVRLRSPQRERLRDVLRGENVVAVEAGNGTLEIDGATTEELGELAARHQIVLHELSSQRASLEEAFMQMTAGSVEYHAHSEHDAAKPPAGPRWGGEWDRSVGGVSEHGKGA
- a CDS encoding ABC transporter permease subunit, producing MASVPAVLTSEWTKIRTVSSTTWTLISAFAVTVAMSAALCALMNSQFDDLSDAERATFDPTFVSFSGMILGQLAMVVFGVLVVGTEYSSGMIRTSLAAVPQRATFLFSKIAVAGVLALAVGLATSFVSFFLGQALLGEHRTDLGADHVLRAVFGGGIYMGLIAIFSMGVATMLRSSMLSLGILMPFFFLVSQILSAVPGAKNVARYFPDQAGSKIMQVVPDAMNSDPAPYGPWGGLGILVAWVVAALAGGYAVLKKRDA